One stretch of Saccharomonospora xinjiangensis XJ-54 DNA includes these proteins:
- the dnaJ gene encoding molecular chaperone DnaJ — MSAREWLGKDFYRELGVSSDASADEIKRAYRKLARENHPDANPGNAEAEKKFKAVSEAYGVLSDPEKRKEYDEARRLFGSPGPGGFGFPPPGGGAGGVNIGDIFGAGAGGGLGGLGDMLGNLFGRRGGATTSPRGQRGADVETDVRIDFTEAVRGATLPLRLSSPATCGTCGGNGARPGTQPRTCPVCQGAGLVNRSQGAFAFSEPCRDCRGRGTVIDEPCPECGGEGVSTRTRTLTVRIPAGVDDNQRIRLAGQGEPGRGGAPAGDLYVRVHVNPHPLFGRSGNDLTVTLPVEFSELALGATVSVPTLDSKVSVRIPPGTGSGRVLRVRGKGITRRDGTQGDLLVTLQVVVPAKLDDEATEALRRYAEAVAAHDPRPEITALLRDRE, encoded by the coding sequence ATGAGCGCGAGGGAGTGGCTCGGTAAGGACTTCTACCGCGAGTTGGGCGTCTCCTCCGACGCCTCCGCCGACGAGATCAAACGCGCGTACCGCAAGCTGGCCAGGGAGAACCACCCTGACGCCAATCCGGGCAACGCCGAGGCCGAGAAGAAGTTCAAGGCCGTCTCCGAGGCGTACGGCGTGCTGTCGGACCCGGAGAAGCGCAAGGAGTACGACGAGGCCCGCAGGCTGTTCGGTTCGCCAGGACCGGGCGGCTTCGGGTTCCCGCCACCCGGCGGAGGTGCCGGAGGGGTCAACATCGGCGACATCTTCGGCGCAGGCGCCGGTGGTGGGCTCGGCGGGCTCGGCGACATGCTCGGCAACCTGTTCGGTCGCAGAGGCGGCGCGACGACGTCGCCGCGCGGACAGCGGGGCGCCGATGTGGAGACTGACGTCCGTATCGACTTCACCGAGGCGGTGCGGGGTGCGACCCTGCCGCTGCGGCTGTCCAGCCCGGCCACCTGCGGCACGTGTGGCGGCAACGGCGCACGGCCGGGTACGCAGCCGAGGACCTGCCCTGTGTGTCAGGGCGCCGGTCTGGTGAATCGCAGCCAGGGCGCGTTCGCCTTCTCCGAGCCGTGCCGGGACTGCCGAGGTCGCGGCACCGTGATCGACGAGCCGTGCCCGGAATGCGGCGGTGAGGGCGTCAGCACCCGCACCAGGACGCTGACGGTGCGGATACCTGCCGGCGTTGACGACAACCAGCGCATCCGGCTGGCCGGTCAGGGCGAACCGGGACGCGGGGGTGCTCCAGCGGGCGACCTCTACGTTCGCGTGCACGTCAACCCGCACCCGCTGTTCGGCCGTTCCGGCAACGACCTGACCGTCACGTTGCCGGTGGAGTTCTCCGAACTCGCGCTTGGCGCGACCGTCAGCGTGCCGACGCTCGACTCGAAGGTCTCCGTGAGGATCCCACCGGGTACCGGAAGCGGCAGGGTGCTGCGCGTGCGCGGCAAGGGCATCACGCGCAGGGACGGGACACAGGGTGACCTTCTCGTCACCCTCCAGGTCGTGGTTCCTGCCAAACTGGACGACGAGGCCACCGAAGCGTTGCGACGCTACGCCGAGGCGGTCGCGGCACACGATCCGCGCCCTGAGATCACCGCGCTGTTGCGAGACAGGGAGTGA
- a CDS encoding heat shock protein transcriptional repressor HspR yields the protein MFGSGPPLGLPHGADEDTPVFVISVAAQLSGLHAQTLRSYDRLGLVSPGRTPGGGRRYSMRDIAQLRQVQRLSQEEGVNLAGIKRIIELENEVGALRQRVAELSEELASAYAAAEQAAAAVHASYRKDLVPARRQNALVVWRPGRP from the coding sequence ATGTTCGGTTCCGGTCCACCGCTCGGGTTGCCGCACGGAGCTGACGAAGACACACCGGTCTTCGTCATCTCCGTCGCGGCGCAGCTGTCGGGCTTGCATGCCCAGACGCTGCGGTCGTACGACAGGCTCGGCCTGGTCAGCCCCGGCAGGACGCCAGGGGGCGGTCGGCGCTACTCGATGCGCGACATCGCCCAGTTGCGCCAGGTGCAGCGGCTGTCCCAGGAGGAGGGGGTCAACCTCGCTGGGATCAAGCGCATCATCGAGCTGGAGAACGAGGTCGGAGCGCTGCGGCAGCGGGTGGCGGAGCTGTCGGAGGAACTCGCCTCGGCCTACGCCGCCGCCGAGCAGGCCGCCGCTGCCGTGCATGCCTCCTACCGTAAGGATCTCGTCCCGGCCAGGAGGCAGAACGCACTGGTGGTGTGGCGTCCCGGCAGGCCGTGA